TGACATGTTCTTTGTCAACTATACTATGTGGGCGCCTGTCCATGGGACCACTGATGCCGGTCCCTATTTGAGCTATATCCGTGCTGCTGCAACACCCAATGTGGGTGGCTGGGATATAGGCGCAGGAGTTCAGTGGTGGGGCGGAACCACAAAACGCGATACTAATAGCAGTGCAGGTACTGACGCTACCACAAGAGAATCTGCAGATGCATATGCTATAGATGCCCAGGCACAAGGCAATATGGGTTTACCTCTGGGTGTTTATCTCACATACGGCAATGCTAAAAGGACAAAGGCTGGAGATACGGCCAACCTCTTCAATTCCAATGCAAAGGATAAAAAGGCATGGTCTTTGCTTGCTGAATTGGGTGTCCTTCCCGGCAAGGCAACCGTTGCAGCCGGTTACCGAGCAGGCAACACAGGTGCAGCCGCCAATAACAAGCAAAATACCACCACGCTTGGCGCTACATACCTTCTGGCCCAGAATGTGGAGTTGCAGCTTAACTATTCCATGAATAACGGCTCTCACTATGACCTTGCTGCAAACAATGAGCAGCTAAACGGTGACAGGCTTGCCACGCTGATGGTATTTGCAGCATTCTAAGAAAGCCGTATAAACAGGTCTTTAGACCTGTTTATCCCCTCTTGAGAGGGACAGGGTGTGTAACATAGCTAAAGCTATGTTACTAGGAACTCTTTAAGATGGGGAGGTGTTTTAATCCCTCCCCTTTTTTGTTTGCCATGAAAAACAAAATACAAAATATATTGATTTTTGGACTTGTGCTTATCACTTTCGGCTGCGCCGCACCTTTAACCGTAAAATACGACGCAAGGCTCGGCGCGCCTGCTATTTCCTTGAAAGAGTCTTTCAATGTAGCCATTGCTCCATATAAAGACGAAAGAAAAGAAGGCAACCGTAAAAAACTTGGAGACATAACCTCGCCTGTCTTTGGAATAGATGCCCCCGAGCTAATCATTGAAAAGAATGTTTCTGACCTTGTAACAGATGCATTTAAAGAGCAGTTTCAACTTGCGGGTTTTAAAGCTGAGAAGGGAGACAAGGCTCAGGCAGACCTCTTGATACAAGGCTCTGTAAAGGCCTTCAGCTTGGATATAGGGGCAAAGGACGCAATTGAAATAGAAATAGAGACAACTGCAAAAGATGCAAAGAACGGT
The Deltaproteobacteria bacterium DNA segment above includes these coding regions:
- a CDS encoding PEGA domain-containing protein; the protein is MKNKIQNILIFGLVLITFGCAAPLTVKYDARLGAPAISLKESFNVAIAPYKDERKEGNRKKLGDITSPVFGIDAPELIIEKNVSDLVTDAFKEQFQLAGFKAEKGDKAQADLLIQGSVKAFSLDIGAKDAIEIEIETTAKDAKNGNILWSGAVTEKNERFAGTMGNSRKTVGKYISSSLAKVIKSTLTDIASAIEKTMPKSIEPVKEEIILGSEGRLSLSSVPPKTQVFIDDVYYGLTPITTDLAPGIYTVNFKMEGFKKVAQKIAVRTGRVTEFAVVLEKE